A genome region from Ralstonia solanacearum K60 includes the following:
- the cysC gene encoding adenylyl-sulfate kinase gives MTPSPSTLWLTGLSAAGKTTLAHALAQALTAAGAACRILDGDAVRQALSRDLGFSRADRSQNIQRVADRCRQLNEVGSWAIAAVISPYREDRERARQTVGEPRFFEIHLATPLTVCERRDPKGLYRRARAGEIAHFTGISDVYEAPQHPDLRFDTGTQSVAECVAATMALLVAGSMAHHDLPEA, from the coding sequence ATGACGCCCTCCCCTTCCACGCTGTGGCTGACGGGCCTGAGCGCAGCCGGCAAGACGACTCTCGCGCATGCACTCGCGCAGGCGCTGACCGCCGCCGGCGCCGCCTGCCGGATTCTTGATGGCGACGCGGTGCGCCAGGCATTGAGCCGCGACCTCGGCTTCTCCAGGGCCGACCGCAGCCAGAACATCCAGCGTGTGGCTGATCGGTGCCGGCAGCTCAACGAGGTCGGGTCATGGGCCATTGCCGCCGTGATTTCGCCCTATCGGGAAGACCGCGAACGGGCGCGCCAAACCGTCGGAGAACCCCGATTCTTCGAAATCCATCTGGCCACCCCACTCACCGTGTGCGAACGGCGCGACCCGAAAGGGTTGTATCGCCGTGCCCGTGCGGGAGAGATCGCACATTTCACCGGCATCAGCGATGTCTATGAAGCGCCGCAGCACCCCGATCTGCGGTTCGACACAGGGACACAGTCCGTGGCCGAATGTGTGGCCGCGACCATGGCGTTGCTTGTGGCTGGCTCGATGGCACACCACGATCTTCCCGAGGCATGA
- a CDS encoding alpha/beta hydrolase family protein — protein MLKPMSMRSGSRGVAVGLSGMLLLTGLMSGCTALDRNAHADAQAAAAGLHREQLDAGGFVLTAYARMTRPDAPLDLYIEGDGLAWISRSEPSLDPTPREAVGLALAAADPAPNVVYVARPCQFTPMAMNPRCSVPYWTGKRFAPEVVASIDQAVSHFAARVPGQRIHLIGYSGGGALAVLVAARRTGIASIRTVAGNLDHALVNRLHDVSSMPQSENAIDFAKQVASIAQVHFSGADDTVVPPIVAQRFVDATGKRCAQAHTVPGITHGGDWSRLWPRLLGVAPVCSEPSGIPPAHRTKE, from the coding sequence ATGCTGAAACCCATGTCGATGCGATCCGGATCCAGGGGCGTTGCCGTCGGGCTGTCGGGCATGCTGCTGCTGACCGGCCTGATGAGCGGTTGTACGGCGCTCGACAGGAACGCCCATGCCGATGCGCAGGCCGCCGCCGCCGGCCTGCACCGCGAACAGCTGGATGCCGGTGGCTTTGTGCTGACCGCCTATGCGCGCATGACCCGGCCCGATGCTCCGCTCGACCTCTATATCGAGGGCGACGGGCTGGCCTGGATTTCGCGCAGTGAGCCGTCACTGGATCCGACACCGCGCGAGGCCGTCGGCCTGGCGCTGGCGGCCGCGGACCCGGCGCCGAACGTCGTGTACGTGGCGCGCCCCTGCCAGTTCACGCCGATGGCGATGAATCCGCGTTGCAGCGTGCCGTACTGGACCGGCAAGCGCTTTGCGCCCGAGGTCGTGGCGTCGATCGACCAGGCCGTGAGCCACTTCGCGGCAAGGGTGCCGGGGCAGCGCATCCATCTGATCGGCTATTCAGGCGGCGGTGCACTGGCCGTGCTCGTGGCGGCACGTCGCACCGGCATCGCATCGATCCGCACGGTCGCGGGCAATCTTGACCATGCGTTGGTCAATCGCCTGCACGATGTTTCATCGATGCCGCAATCGGAAAACGCCATCGATTTCGCGAAGCAGGTCGCCTCCATTGCGCAGGTGCATTTCAGCGGCGCAGACGATACCGTGGTGCCGCCCATCGTCGCGCAGCGTTTTGTCGATGCCACGGGCAAGCGATGTGCCCAGGCACACACGGTTCCCGGCATCACGCACGGCGGCGACTGGAGCCGCTTGTGGCCCCGGCTGTTGGGCGTGGCGCCCGTCTGCAGCGAACCGTCCGGGATCCCCCCGGCACACCGGACAAAGGAATGA
- a CDS encoding glycosyltransferase family 9 protein, with product MMSGALSAIQAIEHQVRPLLAAGRFEEAEALVRPPLASGSGPLALWKLLAAALRPQGRIAETRAIQEMLVAHAPGDFPARFDLSETLLLLGEFERGWREYHYRYSLAHTTAIERKVQRPRWNGRPIPGQTLLIHDEQGFGDTFQFLRMVPWAKARSGARVILEVNAETLSLAQRSTGFDHIVARGSLPPAFDVHCELMSLPMAMGLTLSDLPRPAPYLSADPLRIAQWRQRLAGLPRPLVALVWAGRPTHCNDVNRSLTLARLAPLAHPGITFLSIQKGPAAAQSADPPPGMSLVPLSDEIRDFEDTAAILSIADRLISVDSAPVHLAGALGRPVWVMLPFVPDWRWLLERTDTPWYPGMRLFRQHARGNWDGALSAMACELARLVG from the coding sequence ATGATGTCCGGCGCGCTGTCGGCAATCCAGGCGATCGAGCACCAGGTCCGCCCACTGCTCGCGGCCGGACGCTTCGAGGAAGCCGAAGCGCTGGTGCGCCCGCCGCTCGCCTCGGGCAGCGGGCCGCTCGCGTTATGGAAACTGCTGGCGGCGGCGCTCCGCCCGCAGGGACGCATCGCGGAAACACGGGCCATCCAGGAGATGCTGGTGGCGCACGCGCCGGGCGACTTTCCGGCGCGATTCGATCTGTCCGAAACGCTGCTGCTGCTGGGCGAGTTCGAGCGCGGCTGGCGTGAATACCACTACCGCTACAGTCTCGCGCACACGACGGCCATCGAACGCAAGGTGCAGCGCCCGCGCTGGAACGGCCGGCCCATCCCCGGCCAGACCCTGTTGATCCACGATGAGCAGGGTTTCGGCGATACCTTCCAGTTCTTGCGGATGGTGCCGTGGGCCAAGGCACGCAGCGGCGCGCGCGTGATCCTGGAGGTCAACGCGGAAACCCTGTCGCTCGCGCAGCGCAGTACCGGTTTCGACCACATCGTCGCGCGCGGCAGCCTGCCGCCTGCGTTCGATGTGCATTGCGAGTTGATGAGCCTGCCGATGGCCATGGGGCTGACGCTGTCGGATCTTCCCCGACCGGCTCCCTACCTGTCGGCCGACCCGCTGCGCATCGCCCAATGGCGGCAGCGGCTGGCTGGCCTGCCGCGACCGCTCGTCGCCCTGGTCTGGGCCGGCCGGCCGACGCACTGCAACGACGTGAACCGTTCGCTGACGCTGGCCCGGCTCGCGCCACTGGCGCACCCGGGCATCACGTTCCTGTCGATCCAGAAAGGTCCGGCGGCGGCGCAGTCGGCCGACCCGCCGCCGGGCATGTCGCTCGTGCCGTTGAGCGACGAGATCCGCGATTTCGAGGACACAGCGGCGATTCTCTCCATCGCCGACCGCCTGATCTCGGTCGATTCGGCGCCGGTGCATCTCGCCGGCGCGCTGGGGCGCCCGGTCTGGGTCATGCTGCCGTTCGTACCGGACTGGCGCTGGCTACTGGAGCGCACCGATACGCCGTGGTATCCGGGCATGCGCCTGTTCCGCCAGCATGCGCGCGGGAACTGGGACGGTGCGCTATCGGCCATGGCGTGCGAGCTTGCCCGCCTTGTCGGGTGA
- a CDS encoding tetratricopeptide repeat-containing sulfotransferase family protein: protein MSLPPSRPETLSIPEALNRAHAHWSAGQAAQAELLCQRVLAAWPGQADALHLLGLMAHAYGHLDLAIAHLRQACLAPRAPAAYSSNLAEMYRQKGRLAEAEDAARRAVAMDPALVSGWNNLGIVLQEAGKFAESLDCLERVIALQPDGAQAHNNLANTLRRLEHLERAESHYRQALELDPAYAEAHSNLAFLLSAQGRYDEAAAAAQHAIELSPRLVDAYLNLAEAEIGRHRHEAALRVLDRLSPFAPQHPAALTARATVLRRIERPDEALAVARQAVALAPRSAETHHALAMALQALGQTDEALPHFEQAARLPGAVAEDALVGRAILLMEAGRRDAALAAFDQALEQFPGSVQALAGRADARTFKAGDPDIAALQACLADGERRSLRDRISAHFALGKAYLDLQDPARAFHHFDTGNRQKRSTFTYDGAASSRWMARIADAFPPEPHDRLHATGEPSALPVFIVGMPRSGTTLIEQIVSSHPQVTGAGELSALRLVVEGSGLFPDGMQGLAGEARGALFRQLGQAYLSRVTPLAQGRARLVDKMPSNFLYAGLIPLILPGARIIHARRDPVDTCLSCYTKRFAGEQPFAYDQAELGALYRSYARLMAHWRTVLPPERFIEVDYEAVVDDLEGEARRLIDFLDLPWDPACLNFHDNRRVVRTASLNQVRQPIYTTSKGRWHAYADYLGPLLEALGGDAP from the coding sequence ATGTCACTCCCGCCCAGTCGCCCGGAAACCCTCAGCATCCCGGAAGCGCTCAACCGCGCCCACGCCCACTGGAGCGCCGGTCAGGCCGCCCAGGCGGAGCTGCTGTGCCAGCGCGTGCTGGCCGCCTGGCCCGGCCAGGCCGATGCGCTGCACCTGCTGGGCCTGATGGCGCATGCCTACGGCCATCTCGATCTCGCCATCGCTCACCTGCGCCAGGCTTGCCTGGCACCGCGCGCCCCGGCGGCCTATTCCAGCAATCTGGCCGAGATGTACCGGCAGAAGGGGCGGCTCGCCGAGGCGGAAGACGCCGCCCGCCGCGCGGTGGCAATGGACCCGGCGCTGGTGTCGGGCTGGAACAACCTGGGCATCGTGCTGCAAGAGGCGGGCAAGTTCGCGGAAAGCCTCGACTGCCTGGAGCGTGTGATCGCGCTCCAGCCCGACGGGGCGCAGGCGCACAACAATCTCGCCAATACGTTGAGGCGCCTGGAGCACCTGGAGCGTGCGGAGTCGCATTACCGGCAGGCGCTGGAACTGGATCCGGCCTATGCCGAGGCACACAGCAACCTGGCGTTCCTGCTGTCCGCCCAGGGCCGCTACGACGAAGCGGCCGCCGCGGCCCAGCACGCCATCGAACTCAGCCCGCGCCTGGTGGATGCCTATCTGAACCTGGCGGAGGCGGAAATCGGCCGCCACCGCCACGAGGCCGCCCTGCGGGTGCTGGATCGGCTTTCGCCCTTCGCCCCGCAGCATCCGGCCGCGCTGACGGCACGCGCGACCGTGCTCAGGCGCATCGAACGCCCCGATGAGGCGCTCGCCGTCGCGCGCCAGGCGGTGGCGCTGGCCCCCCGCAGCGCCGAAACGCACCATGCGCTCGCAATGGCGCTCCAGGCGCTCGGGCAAACCGACGAGGCGCTGCCGCATTTCGAGCAGGCGGCGCGGCTGCCCGGCGCGGTGGCCGAGGACGCGCTGGTCGGGCGCGCCATCCTGTTGATGGAAGCGGGCCGCCGGGATGCGGCACTCGCCGCCTTTGACCAGGCGCTGGAGCAGTTCCCGGGTTCGGTACAGGCACTGGCCGGCCGCGCCGATGCGCGGACCTTCAAGGCCGGCGATCCCGACATCGCGGCGCTCCAAGCGTGCCTGGCTGACGGCGAGCGTCGCTCGCTGCGCGACCGGATCTCGGCGCATTTCGCGCTCGGCAAGGCCTACCTCGATCTCCAGGATCCGGCACGGGCCTTTCATCATTTCGATACGGGTAACCGGCAGAAACGCTCGACTTTCACCTATGACGGCGCCGCGAGCAGCCGGTGGATGGCGCGCATCGCCGACGCCTTTCCCCCGGAGCCGCATGACCGGCTGCATGCCACCGGCGAGCCTTCAGCGTTGCCGGTGTTCATCGTCGGCATGCCGCGCTCGGGCACCACGCTGATCGAGCAGATCGTGTCGTCGCACCCGCAGGTCACGGGCGCCGGCGAACTGTCGGCCCTGCGCCTGGTGGTCGAAGGCAGCGGCCTGTTCCCGGACGGCATGCAAGGGCTGGCGGGCGAGGCGCGCGGCGCGCTGTTCCGGCAGCTCGGGCAAGCGTATCTGTCGCGCGTCACGCCGCTCGCCCAGGGACGGGCGCGCCTCGTCGACAAGATGCCGAGCAACTTCCTGTACGCCGGGCTGATCCCGCTGATTCTGCCGGGCGCGCGCATCATCCATGCCCGCCGCGACCCGGTGGATACCTGCCTGTCCTGCTATACCAAGCGCTTCGCCGGCGAGCAGCCGTTCGCCTACGACCAGGCCGAACTGGGAGCGCTCTACCGCAGCTACGCACGCCTGATGGCGCATTGGCGCACCGTGCTGCCACCCGAGCGCTTCATCGAGGTTGACTACGAGGCCGTGGTGGATGACCTGGAAGGCGAGGCGCGGCGCTTGATCGATTTCCTGGACCTGCCATGGGACCCGGCCTGCCTGAATTTCCATGACAACCGCCGGGTGGTGCGCACCGCCAGCCTCAACCAGGTGCGCCAGCCGATCTACACCACCTCGAAGGGCCGCTGGCACGCGTATGCCGACTATCTCGGCCCGCTGCTGGAGGCACTTGGGGGCGACGCCCCATGA
- a CDS encoding autotransporter outer membrane beta-barrel domain-containing protein translates to MNQHAHHRPRQTAVTLAVAALAAMTQMQTAMAATVSSPFVGLYMWGAGDLSVTSTISGGPIGVLSFSFSGSAVGTLTNSGLISGGYGVQNSSGMAALNNTIGGSISATGNDGVFNASSIGTLTNDGAINGTHFGILNYYAATIGTLTNSGAITGGGTSGGSWAGIDNAGSIGTLTNTSTGTISTAGGVFGVYNTYVIDTLSNSGLITASTRGIINSGTITTLINNSGGTISHSGSGFGHGIDNSGLIGTLSNSGFIGVTGGTGGTGYGNGIDNSGTITTLTNDSGGTIVGKYTGLYNSDTIGTLTNHGAIIGGYSAGVANNGSIGTLTNTGTITGSNSYSGNEGFGVNNGGTIGTLTNTGTGTISGTVSGSGTAYGIFNSGTIGSVTNSGLITGGTYAVFNDTGGTLGPVTNAGVIAGNIGNLSSRDLSISGGTGTTFGTLTGYGGGGTLGTIDNPNASVAFVSGNLLLNDNINLGSGTNNAVNNTGSAVVQVNQPVSITGNYNQGSGATLQIGVASGATTQGSLGTDAGYGRLVVTGNTTIAQGSSITLQSNGYAFAAGQRYVVVDTAGTATYNAGSLRYAINGYTSTVTGAAVANGSNSDLVLTVVSARSLSAVTTPSPTTSSQTTTSNPASMATVPNAVASLNGLLGYTGIGNANLLNLYNATLGSLSEGSAAGANQIGKQLGATQTGWAPAAPTFDALNVVGAHVNTLRLAQAAGTTGVATGDSPAQWGVWGQAFGGHAQQSERDQTDGYRANYGGLLIGADREINDRWRAGGVFSYSNTSIDNTGDTSGSFARVNGYGLIGYASYTGNPWYVNLSGAAVQQRYDTSRAVSMQGFSGTASGHFSGQQYVARTEAGYPLPVGSATLTPLASLTYSYLTQDSYTENGGNGTALSVGATHVGSVKSGLGAKLEKGFATRYGQIVLEARAQWIHEYDHARQVTSASFAADATGQTAFTTVGMTPVSDLADISLGATLLRANNLSLSARYELQAGRGFVSQTGSVRLRQLF, encoded by the coding sequence ATGAATCAGCACGCCCATCATCGTCCCAGGCAGACGGCCGTGACGCTGGCCGTCGCGGCCCTGGCTGCGATGACGCAGATGCAGACGGCCATGGCCGCGACCGTAAGCAGCCCATTCGTGGGGCTCTACATGTGGGGCGCCGGCGATCTTTCCGTCACATCGACCATTTCGGGTGGGCCGATCGGCGTGCTGTCCTTCTCCTTCTCCGGGAGCGCCGTCGGTACGCTGACCAACAGCGGCTTGATCAGCGGTGGCTACGGTGTCCAGAATTCCAGCGGGATGGCCGCGCTGAACAACACGATCGGCGGCAGCATCAGCGCCACCGGCAACGATGGCGTCTTCAACGCCAGCAGCATCGGGACGCTGACCAACGATGGGGCCATCAACGGCACCCACTTCGGCATTCTCAATTACTACGCCGCGACGATCGGTACGCTGACGAACAGCGGTGCCATCACGGGCGGCGGCACCAGCGGCGGCAGCTGGGCCGGCATCGACAACGCCGGTTCGATCGGCACGCTGACCAACACCAGCACGGGCACCATCAGCACTGCCGGCGGCGTTTTCGGCGTGTACAACACGTATGTGATCGACACGCTGTCCAACAGCGGCCTGATCACCGCCAGCACGCGCGGCATCATCAACAGCGGCACGATCACCACGCTGATCAACAACAGCGGCGGCACCATCAGCCACAGCGGCTCCGGTTTCGGCCACGGTATCGACAACAGCGGCTTGATCGGCACGCTCTCCAACAGCGGCTTCATCGGCGTCACGGGCGGCACCGGCGGCACCGGCTACGGCAACGGCATCGATAACAGCGGCACGATCACCACGCTGACCAACGACAGCGGCGGCACCATCGTCGGCAAGTACACCGGCCTCTACAACAGCGACACGATCGGCACGCTGACCAACCATGGCGCCATCATCGGCGGCTACAGTGCCGGCGTGGCCAATAACGGCAGCATCGGTACGCTGACCAACACCGGCACCATCACCGGTTCCAACAGCTACAGCGGCAACGAGGGCTTCGGCGTCAATAACGGGGGCACGATCGGCACGCTGACCAACACCGGTACCGGCACGATCAGCGGCACGGTGAGCGGCAGCGGCACCGCTTACGGCATCTTCAACAGCGGCACGATCGGCTCGGTCACCAACAGCGGCCTGATCACCGGCGGCACCTACGCGGTGTTCAACGATACGGGCGGCACGCTCGGCCCCGTCACCAATGCGGGTGTGATCGCCGGCAACATCGGCAACCTGTCGAGCCGCGACCTGAGCATCAGCGGAGGCACGGGCACCACCTTCGGCACCCTCACCGGCTACGGCGGCGGCGGCACCCTCGGCACCATCGACAATCCCAATGCGAGCGTGGCGTTCGTCTCGGGCAACCTGTTGCTCAACGACAACATCAACCTCGGCAGCGGCACCAATAACGCGGTGAACAACACCGGTTCAGCGGTGGTGCAGGTCAACCAGCCGGTGAGCATCACCGGCAACTACAACCAGGGCAGCGGTGCGACGTTGCAGATCGGCGTTGCCAGCGGCGCCACCACGCAAGGCTCGCTCGGCACGGACGCCGGCTATGGCCGGCTGGTGGTGACCGGCAATACGACGATTGCGCAGGGTTCGTCGATCACGCTGCAGTCCAACGGCTACGCCTTCGCTGCCGGACAGCGCTACGTGGTGGTCGACACGGCCGGCACGGCGACTTACAACGCGGGCAGCCTGCGGTATGCGATCAACGGCTATACCTCCACCGTGACGGGCGCGGCCGTGGCCAACGGCAGCAACAGTGACCTGGTGCTGACCGTGGTCAGTGCGAGGTCGCTGTCGGCGGTCACAACGCCAAGCCCCACCACGTCAAGCCAGACCACAACATCGAATCCGGCATCGATGGCCACCGTGCCGAACGCGGTTGCCTCGCTCAATGGCCTGTTGGGCTACACCGGCATCGGTAACGCCAATCTGCTGAACCTGTACAACGCCACGCTGGGCTCGCTGAGCGAGGGCTCGGCGGCAGGCGCCAACCAGATCGGCAAGCAACTGGGCGCGACCCAGACCGGGTGGGCTCCCGCCGCGCCGACATTCGACGCGCTGAACGTGGTGGGTGCGCACGTCAACACACTGCGCCTGGCGCAGGCGGCAGGCACAACGGGGGTGGCGACCGGCGACAGCCCGGCGCAGTGGGGCGTGTGGGGCCAGGCGTTCGGCGGCCACGCACAGCAGAGCGAACGCGACCAGACCGATGGCTACCGCGCGAACTACGGCGGCTTGCTGATCGGTGCGGACCGTGAGATCAACGACCGCTGGCGCGCCGGCGGCGTCTTCAGCTACAGCAACACCTCGATCGACAACACCGGCGATACCTCGGGCAGCTTCGCCCGCGTCAATGGCTATGGGCTGATCGGCTACGCGAGCTATACCGGCAACCCGTGGTACGTGAACCTCTCGGGCGCGGCAGTGCAGCAGCGATACGACACGAGCCGTGCGGTGAGCATGCAAGGTTTCTCGGGTACGGCCAGCGGGCATTTCAGCGGCCAGCAGTACGTGGCACGCACCGAGGCCGGGTATCCGCTGCCGGTGGGCAGCGCGACGCTGACGCCGCTGGCGAGCCTGACGTACAGCTACCTGACCCAGGACAGCTATACCGAGAACGGCGGCAACGGGACCGCCCTGTCGGTGGGCGCCACGCATGTCGGCTCGGTCAAGAGCGGCCTGGGTGCCAAGCTGGAGAAGGGCTTCGCGACCCGCTACGGCCAGATCGTGCTGGAAGCGCGGGCACAGTGGATCCACGAGTACGATCATGCCCGACAGGTGACGAGCGCAAGCTTTGCGGCGGACGCAACGGGCCAGACGGCGTTCACGACAGTGGGCATGACACCGGTGTCGGACCTCGCGGACATCTCGCTGGGCGCGACGCTGCTGCGGGCGAACAACCTGAGCCTGTCCGCGCGTTACGAACTGCAGGCCGGCCGCGGCTTTGTCTCGCAGACCGGGAGCGTGCGCCTGCGGCAACTGTTCTGA
- a CDS encoding response regulator, which translates to MCLSSTAAELPSIHVAIVEDDPGFLDALTQALACSPDMRLTGVAGSRAEGLRLLDGTPADVLLVDLGLPDGSGIDVIEAAARKWSACSIMVSTHFGDETHVMRSIEAGAAGYLLKDSSAARILDEIRSLAGGGSPISPIIARQILARFRQGGARGAADEAPPASASPPLLSAREKEVLDLITKGFTTQEIAKLMALSHFTVRTFVRRIYSKLKVTSKAEAIYEARTLGLLAD; encoded by the coding sequence ATGTGTCTCTCCAGTACCGCTGCGGAACTGCCCTCTATACACGTCGCGATCGTCGAGGACGATCCCGGCTTTCTCGATGCCTTGACCCAGGCCCTGGCGTGCTCGCCGGATATGCGCTTGACGGGCGTCGCCGGCTCCCGCGCCGAAGGACTGCGTCTGCTGGATGGCACGCCGGCGGATGTGCTGCTGGTCGACCTCGGGTTGCCTGACGGCTCGGGCATCGACGTGATCGAAGCGGCCGCCCGGAAATGGAGCGCGTGCAGCATCATGGTCAGCACCCATTTCGGCGACGAAACCCACGTGATGCGTTCGATCGAGGCCGGCGCGGCCGGCTATCTGCTCAAGGACAGTTCAGCGGCCAGGATCCTCGACGAAATCCGCAGCCTCGCCGGCGGCGGCAGTCCGATCAGCCCGATCATCGCCCGGCAGATCCTGGCACGCTTCCGACAAGGCGGCGCCCGTGGCGCGGCGGACGAGGCGCCGCCGGCTTCGGCATCTCCGCCCCTGTTGTCGGCCCGTGAAAAAGAGGTGCTGGACCTGATCACCAAGGGCTTCACGACGCAGGAGATCGCCAAGCTGATGGCGTTGTCCCATTTCACGGTGCGGACCTTCGTGCGGCGCATCTACAGCAAGCTCAAGGTCACCTCCAAGGCCGAAGCCATCTACGAGGCCAGGACGCTGGGGCTGCTGGCCGACTAG
- a CDS encoding sensor histidine kinase → MRYRPTHLSAYAIFVFSVALLVIVGAIYLDADGASPPAANVHLTQAEWQVTDARGFTAPPAMLDSNSLPNAWRQVALPLDLPIALLRQANANAVTTAGQTTWLKLAVPSLPPHSGPLALYGVRVKTDGTIAVYADGELVHRAQQQGPLWNSTRTPLWVVLERRADDAPLREILIRLEHTERTQVALSSLWVGPVETLRGRYHVRQWLQQDLPRMLSAAFLAVGIFALFVWFKRRRETGYLLFFNLAVTSFLRGLHFYASLPIANDWFAWLTVNSLLWLVTVVHFFLCQLHGRKLTWFTRALVGVTGLIGVLTLPGLAVLPNTPKVTPLIYPMAALMGAAVGLVGGLSAWRRSNEGVLVAIGVSVCTLLGVSDWLLQNNFVSPEGWYFGAYTNAITFGIFGILMCRRYVNAINEVELANANLAQRLQQREAELERSHQRLLEVERQQTISAERQRLMQDMHDGLGASLISAIRSVERGAVSEAKVSQILKSCLDDLKLTIDSMEPVEADLLLLLATLRFRLEPRLEGTGIALLWEIQKLPTLAWLDPSSALHILRIVQESIANILHHTQASEIRVGTATESTGVQVTIVDNGQGFDLEKTLAAGKGNGLRNQQRRAQAIDGKVNWVSGPAGTRFTLWLPLERRA, encoded by the coding sequence ATGAGATACCGCCCCACGCACCTTTCCGCCTACGCCATCTTTGTCTTTTCCGTGGCGCTGCTCGTCATTGTGGGCGCCATCTACCTGGACGCCGATGGCGCATCGCCCCCCGCCGCAAACGTGCATCTGACGCAGGCCGAGTGGCAAGTGACCGATGCGCGGGGTTTCACTGCGCCGCCAGCGATGCTGGACAGCAACAGCCTGCCGAACGCATGGCGGCAGGTCGCGCTGCCCCTGGACTTGCCCATCGCGTTGTTGCGCCAGGCCAACGCCAATGCAGTCACCACGGCCGGGCAGACCACTTGGCTCAAGCTCGCCGTCCCCTCATTGCCCCCGCATTCCGGCCCGCTGGCGTTGTATGGCGTTCGCGTCAAGACGGACGGCACCATCGCGGTGTATGCCGACGGCGAGCTGGTGCACCGGGCGCAGCAGCAGGGGCCCTTGTGGAACAGTACCCGGACCCCGCTGTGGGTCGTGCTGGAGCGGCGCGCGGACGACGCGCCGCTGCGTGAGATCCTCATCCGCCTGGAGCACACCGAGCGCACCCAGGTGGCCTTGTCCTCGCTGTGGGTGGGCCCCGTCGAGACGCTGCGGGGACGCTACCACGTACGCCAATGGCTGCAGCAGGACCTCCCGAGAATGCTCAGCGCGGCGTTTCTGGCGGTGGGCATTTTTGCCCTGTTCGTCTGGTTCAAGCGCCGCCGTGAAACGGGCTATCTCCTGTTTTTCAACCTGGCGGTCACCTCGTTTTTACGGGGGCTGCATTTCTACGCCAGCTTGCCGATCGCCAATGACTGGTTCGCCTGGCTGACGGTCAATTCCCTGCTGTGGCTGGTCACCGTGGTGCACTTTTTTCTGTGCCAATTGCATGGCCGCAAGCTCACCTGGTTTACGCGGGCGCTGGTCGGGGTGACCGGCCTGATCGGCGTCCTGACGCTGCCGGGGCTGGCGGTGCTGCCCAATACGCCGAAGGTCACCCCGCTGATTTATCCGATGGCCGCGCTCATGGGGGCGGCCGTCGGGCTGGTGGGCGGCCTCAGCGCCTGGCGCCGTTCCAACGAAGGCGTACTGGTGGCGATCGGCGTCAGCGTCTGTACGTTGCTGGGGGTGTCCGATTGGCTGCTGCAGAATAACTTCGTCAGCCCGGAAGGCTGGTATTTCGGGGCCTACACCAACGCCATCACGTTCGGCATTTTCGGCATCCTGATGTGCCGGCGCTATGTCAATGCCATCAACGAGGTCGAGCTGGCCAACGCGAACCTCGCGCAGCGCCTCCAGCAACGCGAAGCCGAACTCGAACGCAGCCATCAGCGGCTGCTTGAAGTGGAGCGGCAGCAGACGATCAGCGCGGAACGGCAGCGCCTGATGCAGGACATGCACGACGGTCTCGGTGCGTCCCTGATCAGCGCGATCCGCTCGGTCGAGCGCGGCGCTGTCAGCGAGGCCAAGGTCTCGCAAATCCTCAAGAGCTGCCTTGACGATCTGAAGCTGACCATCGACTCGATGGAACCGGTGGAGGCCGACCTGCTGCTGTTGCTGGCCACGCTGCGCTTCCGGCTGGAACCGCGCCTGGAAGGCACGGGCATCGCCTTGCTGTGGGAAATCCAGAAGCTGCCGACGCTCGCCTGGCTGGACCCCTCCAGTGCACTGCACATCCTGCGCATCGTGCAGGAGAGCATTGCCAACATCCTGCACCACACGCAGGCGAGCGAGATCCGGGTAGGAACGGCGACGGAATCGACCGGTGTGCAGGTCACGATCGTCGACAACGGCCAGGGCTTCGACCTGGAAAAAACCCTCGCCGCGGGCAAGGGCAACGGCCTGCGCAACCAGCAACGCCGCGCCCAAGCCATCGATGGCAAGGTCAATTGGGTGTCGGGGCCGGCCGGAACCCGATTCACGCTCTGGCTGCCGTTGGAGCGGCGTGCCTAG